CTATATCAGTTATATTTATCGTTGATATTATAGGTGATATAATCCTTCTATATCAGTTATATTTATCGTTGATATTATAGGTGATATAATCCTTCTATATCAGTTATATTTATCGTTGATATTATAGGTGATATAATCCTTCTATATCAGTTATATTTATCCTATATGCGTCAGAGTTCTTGTTGCAGCTTATTGACATTCACTTACGCTATAATAGGCATTTGAGGTATGCGATCGCCACATCAGTTGCAATAAATTCCGATGCAATAATTTTACTCGGTTTATAAATGATGAATTATATCAGTTATATTTATTGTTGATATTATGGGTGATATAATCATTAGATATCAGTTATATTTAACCTATATGCATGAGAGTCCTTGTCGCAGCTTATTGACATTTCACTAACGCTATAATGGACATTTGAGGTATGCGATCGCCACATTAGTTGCAATAAATTCCGATGCATAGTACTCGGTTTATCAACTATATTTAATATCAGTTATATTTATCAAAGATATTATAGATGATATAATCAGTATATATCAATTATAATTATAACTGATATTATAGGTGATATAAGCATCCAATATCAGTTATATTTATCTTATATGCATCAGAGTCCTTGTCGCAGCTTATTGACATTTCACTAACGCTATAATGGACATTTGAGGTATGCGATCGCCACATCAGTTGCAATAAATTCCAATGCAGTACTCGGTTTATAGCTTATAATTAATAACAGTTATCTTTATCACTGATATTATAGGTGATAAATTTTAGATATCTGCAATGCCATCATAGGCATATTTAGTTATTTAGTTATTAATGCCTGAGTAGGCATGATAATTTATCAACTATATTAACAAGTATATTATTAGTGATATTTATCAAGGATGTGAGAACGACTTAGTGCGATCGCCACCACGCCACAGAAAATTTTTCCAGACGATATACAACTGTGCGACCATCCGGTCATTATCGGTGATAAATTATTTTAATTATAGGTGATATTGACCGCTAAATTTATCAATGATAATATAGGTGATATGAGATGAAAGAGAGGGCGATCGCCACAAGGACACACCGCCCCGATCACTTTCACACTACGCCACTAAATAAAGAGAACGTCAGATGATTTTCAATCTTTTAATTTACGCCACAATTGCCACATTTGCGATCGGATTCTGCCTTGACCTACTCGCCACAGCTGATAGACCCACCTTCCTGTCTCTCCTAGCCCCCAATCCTGAGATGTTCGTAGCTGCAATCCAGTATCCACTATCCACTCCTTCCCCCCTACTCCTCCACTACCGCTCAACTGGGCTAGATTCTGGCGAGGTGTGTTAATTTACTATACCGACCTACGTCTATGTACTAACGCCTATACCCCTATATCACCCTTTTTTTTTAAAAACCCTTGCAGCAAGCGTTTGACAGCATTTGTAGTATGCTCTCGTTATGCCAAGTAATACGTTTTTTTTGATGGATGCGAGCAAATAAAGGTTGATATAAACTAACACACAGTATAAATAGTATACTTAAATTTCTCAATAAGAGTACGAAATATCAATGGTTTCAAGCTTATTGAGAATTACCCTTTTTAATTGAGAAATTTGAAATGGACTTTTTGCGATTTTGGTTAATTTCAAATTAGCAAAAATGGCTGAAAAGCTTAATTTTTCGTGACAGTACGGATAGCAATAAGGTTTGTTATTGAGAAAATAAAAATGCTGTAAGTACTGTTATTAAAGTATTTGTCAATAAAAAAATGTCAATTACTTTTCAAAACATTGACTTTTTTATACCAAGATTTCAGCCCGGAGAGTGTCAAACCCAAAAACAAAAATCCCTCGCATCCTGATAGAGCTACGGGGGAACAGAGGAGAAAAGGGGTAATGGGAAGTGCTGTTACGCTTGCTTGCGTTGTTTTTCTAAGTTCTGTCTGTGTAGTTCTGGGAAGTTTTCTAAGTCTTCTATACTTTCAGGTGCGGGAAATACTTTGTTATTGGGATTTTGGAATCTGTCAATATAAACTTCTAGTGGTTCCTGATCTTCTCTGTGGTCAAGGATATATTGTCGTAATTCTGTACGAGTCATGGATACAAAATCAGGTTTAGTCATAAGTATCTCCAATTTCCGTTCGGATAAATTACAATTTCTGTTTCTTCTCCAGCTAAAATCACAACGTCTTTTGTACGTTTATCTATAGTCACTAAGTTTATAGGTAAATACATTTTAGTATTTTGATAGCAAAGGATGAAGCAAGTTTTAATTTGTTCTTGTGTAGGCATTATTTTTATAGATGTTAATTATTTCTTGCTTTTAAAGCTTTTTTGATTTGTTTGTACTCGTTTTCATCAGTCACATTTTCAAGCATTCTTAATTCTTCCATAAGTTCAGGTCGTTCCCATTGTTTTAATTGGTTATATAGTCTCATAACATCTTTACGATGTTTAGAATTGACAAATTTACAACCTAAAGGTGTGAATGAATAGAATTTTTTGGTGTCACTAATTTCATCATGTGGCAATAACATTTTACGTTTTTCACTGTTCATTTCACGCCATTCTGATAAGCTTAGTAATCGTTTAGTTATTAGTTCGTGAATATCACTTTCACCATTAGCAATATCTTCAAAAATACTAGCTGCTACATCATCACCATCTTTACCATTTTTCTTAGATAGTCCTCTAATTTTAGTATTTGTTTCACCGTTAACAGAATTGTAAAGACGATAGTCGGATTTGTTTCTAATTTGAGATTCTGTGTATAATTTTTTAACTTCAAAACTGAATTGGTCATATTTGAAAATGTCCAATTCTCCAAATTGTTGTTTAAGATGTTGCCATGCTAAATCTTGAACATGGTTGTTTTTATCCAGAATGTTGAACATACTTTCATTTTGTAAAATGTTATGACTGTATAGTGCTTTGATTTCTACAACTCTTTGTCTGTTACTACCTTTAAAGTTTTCAAATCCCAGATTGGTGAAAATATCTAGGGATTTTGCTTTGTAAAAAGCCACTTTGTTAACATCAAATACTCCCCCATCTGTGATAGACATTAGACTGTAAAGTCCTTTAGCCATACACCATGCAAGTGTTCTAGCACGTGCGGTGATGTTGTTTCCTACGATAAAATTACTGATTCCAGTTCCGTCACCTGCAAAGTAGCTAGAGGCAATACACCCGTAAATTGTATTTACAATCAACTTGATGAACTCTTGTACAGAATTCTGATATAGCCAATCTGTTTTTGTAAACTCTATACCATCTATTACTTGACGTTCAGGTATATCATTAGCTGTAGCATCTTTGTTATCTTTACCAAAATATTTATTGTAGAGTTTGACTTTATTTTTGTGTGTAGCGCGTCTGTCGATTAACGTACCTGCTAAATCTTTAAGTTCAACTCTTGCCCACTTGGTACACCAAGTTAAACCATTTAAACCAAGTTCTTTAATTGATTTCATTTCGCACATTTCCGGAGTGACTTTATCAATTTCATCCCGTTTATCGTAATAAGCGAAACATTCAATTCTTGCGTTTTCTCTAATCCAAGCAAGTTCTGAATTGGCTGTATAGTTAAGAATAATTTGATACAAATCATGATTAAATGCTGCCATATGTACTTGGTTAGTAGACATGTACATTGATGCATCGTATTGCTTATCAGCGTCGCTGTTATTTTCAGCAAAATGTGATTGATACCAATCCCATGATGTAAAAGCTTTTTCCTCTTTAGAGAGGAGTAAATCTTGTTTGAATGGTGCATCTTTCCAAGAAATACGGGCTACCCACAGACCAGGTATTAAGTATTTTGAATAAGTCTTTTCCCAATCACTAAAGTTTATGGGGAATTTGATAATTGATGGATTGCCTATAGGGAAGATTTGATTTTTAAGACCGTTACCGTAACAACCGTTAATATCGATATCAACTAGCACCCCATCTAAAGCATCTATTGTTGAGCGCTCTTTAACGCAGCGACCGCCATCTGTCATACCTAAGTAGAGGAGTGCTTGATTCCCTACCAAGTGGGATAGTTGTTTCATTGCTTCCGGACTAGCAAGTCGGTTATACCAATACAGAGGCTTGATATTTTCACTATTATCTTGGGTGGGTAATATTACGTTTGGACGTGCTGCAAGCCATTCTGAGGCGATACGAGCGGTTATCTTACCTGTACTCAGTCCCCAATCGTTGCTAGGTTGTACGCCTACTGTAGAGGCAATGTCATTGTAAAACTCAATTGTTTTATCATGCACGGTCTTGAGATACCTAACGTCACCTCTAATATATGGGATAAACGCCTTGGGTTTTTGTATTAGAAAATCAAGAGGGTTATTGTTTTTCTCCCAGTTCCAAACTGTTTTATCGTCTGTTGGTAATCCTACATTTTGTAAATAGGTTTTTAATCCTTTACCACCTTGCATTGCACATATGTCAATCAATTCTATTGATAAGCAATGCCATTTCATACCCTTTTGAGTAGGTAACAAAACTTCAAAGGGAAGTGCTATAGGCTTGTTAAATTTGGTAGTAATCCGTCTAATTCTTTCAAGATATTGCAGGCAGTAATAGAGAAAATCAGTGTCTTTAGCCCATAGTAATTCTAAATCTTTAAAGCTGAAGAAAAAGTACATTTTCAGTGTTTTAACACGATTCCGTTGCAAGTCTTTAATTGGTCGCCATTGAATTTTGTAGATATCATTTAAAAAATCAAGGATTACAAAAGGTGTCTTGAATACTTTTAATGATTGGAGTTCACCTATTAGTTTCATTTTACGCTTGACATCTACCATGATTGGTGGAAATTTAGCAGGATGACTGTTTGGGTGTAAGTATTCAGCACAATTATTTGAACTGTACAGAGAAATACAAAAGGGTATTGTACGCTGGTCTGTTATCGCTAAATATTCGGTATCAAATCCTATTTCATCCCAATCATTTGGTAATTCTAAAAGGTCTGTAACATTTTGGTTAAGAGTTTTGTTTTTTAACTCCTTAATATCGACTTTTGCATTTACAAATTCATCTTCATCAGTCGTATCGTTTTGTTGAATTTTGGCTCGTAGCATAGCTGGTGTAACAACAGCACCGCCAAATTCATCGTCATCAAAAGTATTATTTTGTAACATACAAATAACTCCTTACATTGTTTTTCGTAGGAGTCAGCCAAGTCAGATAAATTTGAATATGGATAATCTTGAAGTGGTTGTATGCTCTCAACACACAACCACATTCAAACTTATAAGACTCGTCAGACTGAATTATTTATCATCTCCACCATCGGCTTCTAGGTCGATGGTTATTTCTTTTTCAGACAGTCCTTCATCAGCCGTATAATCGCGTAATTGCTTTCCGTCTGCCCTGAGTAAAGGTTGTAAAGTCTCTATTTCAATGCGGTATAGGTTTGTTTCTCCTTGAGTCATTAGACCTTTGAAAACCAAACCTTTCTGAGAATCCAAGAAATCGTAGATACCTGACAAGTCTTGATTAACAACGTATCCAAACTCATCATCAACATCCAAAATCGTTTCTTCTTGGTTTGGAGCAGTGTAACCCATTGTTTTAAGCAATCTACCCAAAAGATTTAATTCACTGTAACGGTAGGATGATAGAACGCTGATATTTGCAGGATTTTCACGGCTCACATCCATACAGGAAAAAACAATTTTTAAAAATGGTCGTTCTCCGTTTTTGGTTACAGAATGCTGGTATCCTGCAAATGTTAATCGGGCAGTACCGTCTTTTTTGCTGGTCAGAGGAGTAAACGACCGTTTAAACATTTGTTCTGATTGCATTGTTTTAACCTTTTTACTAGGTTGAGTTGTAGATTGAATTACTGATTGGCTTGAAGTCTGGTTATTTTTGCGAGTAACCATTTTTTGTCCTTTGAACATATGTTCTTGAATCAATGGCGTACCTTCCCGGTCGTCACTTTTTGTTTAATGTTGGTCGCTGGCTGATATACTCTAGAGGTTTGCCAGATTCTCTTGTTTGCGCCTTCGCTTCACATCTTTAATGTAATCCAAATGGATTAACATATGGGTGACATGTAGACAGTTTGTTAAAGTGTCACAATTGGGTTAACAAATGGAATAACAAGATGAGTTATAATTAAAGAAAACTATGTGGTAATGGGTAGTATGTCTGTAGAAAAGAAAGATGCACGTTTGAGTGTAAGGATCAGCCCTCAAGAACTACAAGAAATAAAAGATTTTGCTGATGAGAATGGGTTAGCTTTTACAGACTTTGTATTAGGGGCTATTCGAGATGCGATGCACAAAAAACCTGAATCTGAAGAATTTGTTGCTTTAGTTCGCCGTGTAGCGGCATTAGAAAAAACCGTATATAAACAATCTCAAGCCGCTTAAAATTTTTAAACCTTTAAAAATTTCCAACAATCAGACTTTAAACTTATCCCCGGACATTTCCGGACGGGGATTTTTATTGAGTTTCGTCCTAGTTCCTAGCATCAAAATTTGTACCTGTTTTTCGATTTCGCGCTAGTTCTTAGCACGAAAATTTTTATATCTGCGTTATGCAAACATAAATTTTCGTGGTATACAATCGCTTTTTAGGGGTAAATCTGCCCAAAAGATTTAATTCACTGTAGCGATAGGATGATAGAACGCTGATATTTGCAGGATTTTCACGGGTTACATCCATACAGGAAAAAACAATTTTTAAAAATGGTCGTTCTCCGTTTTTGGTTACTGAATGCTGGTATCCTGCAAATGTTAATCGGGCAGTACCGTCTTTTTTGCTGGTCAGAGGAGTAAATGAACGTTTAAACATTTGTTCGAGTTGCATAGTTTTAGCCTTTTTACTAGGTTGAGTTGTTGGTTGAATTACTGATTGGCTTGAAGTCTGGTTATTTTTGCGAGTAACCATTTTTTGTCCTTTTCGTTTGGTAGATACCACTATAACTTAAATATTTGAGTACGTGAATGTTTAAGTATTTGATTAGATTATTTAATCATGAATAAGGTATAATATACTTAAATACTCAAATATTTGATTAGTCGGTTATTATGATAAGCGTAGATGTGGGACAGAAAATTGTGATTTGCAATCTTCAAAAATATATGGAAGACAGTGATTTGAATATCACTCAACTTTCTAAAATTATTGGTGTTACTCAAAATACGATTCGTAGTTATGTGCAGAATCGGTTTAATAGAATCGATTGTGAAGTAGCTATAAAAATTTGTAATCATTTTGATGTTTCTTTTGGTGAGATGTTTGAAATTGTGAAAGGTAATTAATATGACTTCTGGGGTGTACATGATTACATTACTTAATACTGGTGAAAGATATATTGGTTCATCAAAAAATAACGAATCAAAAATTATGCAGAGCAGCACGGAATGAGCCAAGCTGAGTTTTGCTTGAGCGCTATATTTGCAGCTATGGGTGATGAGATAAAAGAACCAGTACTTGAAAATGTTATGACCAGGTTAGCGGCTCTAGAACGGGTTGTATTTCAAAAAGCTGCATAACACCCCTTCCTAACAATCAGTTTTATCTTGAACCCGCGCTAGCGGGCATTTTTATGCCGTGTCGGTCGCATATCTCTTGAAATTTTTGAAATTGTTTAGGTGTTAGATGCCTTCGTGAGCGTATATTACGCAAGAAAAAAGATTCTCAAGCTTTAACACTTTCGCGGTTTAACAGATTATCTATAGATTGGCGGCGTTCCTCATATTGCTTATCGATACGTGGATCGGGCAACCATTTAATGTGGCGATCGCATTCTCCACATACCAGTGCGCCAAAATGCATTCCAGGTAGATTAGTTTTTTCAATTAAATTGCTGTTTTTGCAATAAGGGCATTGTTTGGTAAAATTGGGCATAGTAAAACTAGCGCCTCCTGTGCGCGGGTATTGTAAACATCAATTGAGTAAAACCCTGATATTACCTCTCGTTCAGACTGTGTTGATTGCGAGGGGTTTTTGCTTATGTTTCTACGATAAAATGCCTATTTAGAAAATTACCAAGAAAAAAATGATTTTCTAAAACTCTTGTTACGTAAGGCTTAAACCTTACGCTAAATCCATTTTCAGTTCTTGTTTAACTTGTTCCCAAGATACAGTGCCGTTAATACGTATATCTTCCCTAGCTTCTTTAATAGTTTTTAAATCTTCTTCATCCTCTTCATCATCGATTCTTTTTAAGAGTGCGTAAATCTCATCTAAAGTACTGTCATAAGCTTGATTCAGCAGTACGTTAATATTTTTAATTAGTTCTTCTCTCTCGCGTTCGGTTTTCATTCATTTTTTCACCTCAGACTTTTTACTGGTAACTAATATCTCGACATTTAGCTGAGAGTGGCTACGACATCCATTTATACAGAATTTGGGATGATATAGGTACTTGGCCAATCTACTAAGTTACCGCCTTTTAGCCGATTTTAAAAAAGTAAAGGGAATTCCTAAGCGCCCTCGCTATACGTTGCACTTGCCTTAAGGTTTTGTGGGAGCGAATTTGAGAAGCCCCCTTGTTGTTGTGATGCCTGCGGTCTTTCATTTGTCTGTTTGCCTTTTCCTTGTGGAAAGATGTGAAAACCAAGCTTCAAAAAGTTAATTATGGGGATTTCTCTTCCCAAGGATTAATAATAAAAATTCCGCAGCCTGCAAAATCAGAAACATTACGAGTTGCTATAGCTGCGTTACGAGAGTAACAAATAGCAGCAATTTGGGCATCAGCTTGAGATATGGGAGTCCCACTGACTCGTCTTTGGGCTGAAATATTAGCAAAAGCTACAGCAGCAGATTCATCAAAGGTCAGAACACGTCCTACAAAGTCTTCTGCAAACATTAAAGTAGCGGCTTGGTAGAGTTCATATTTCCGCTTTCCTTCTGGTAAAATAGCGATGCCATAGAGTATTTCGGCTTGTGTAATTGTTGTAGTAAACAAAGTTGTTACAGGTTGTCGGGCTGCCCAATTGCGAACTACTGTAGACCCTTGGGGTTTGATTAATTCTGACAATACATTAGTATCAAGAATAATCATTATTCAAAAGTGGGTGCAGTCCGCATAGGTTCTCTGGTAATTTCTCCTAGTTCAAAATCTCCCAAGTGGGCAAAGCGTTTTTCTATCATATTTACAATATTTACAGGCGGTTTTTGATTTTCTATTAAAGCAAGACGAAGAATCTCTTTTACTTCTTCTTCTAAGGAACGACCATTTTTTGCAGCTCGTTGTTGCAAGAGGTTTTTGATGTTATCGTCAATGTTAAAAATGGTAATGTTTGTCATGGTGAATGAATTGAGTTGTGATGTGTTTATATATTTAATAATTATATTTTAGCTACATCCTTTTTCAGTTCCTGTTTAACTTGTTCCCAAGAAACTGTACCATTAATTTGTATGTCTTCTTTAGCAGCGTGATAAGCTTTTAAATCTTCTTCATCTTCTTCATCCTCAATTCTTTTTAAAAGTGCGTAAATCTCATCTAGAGTACTATCGTAGGCTTGATTTAATAGCACGTTAATCTCTCTAATTAATTCTTCTCTTTCCCGTTCGGTTTTCATAAACAAACCTCTTTTATATCAATAATTTCAGGATAACAAAGTTAAATTGTGTATACAGGTTCGTCCTCACCAATTTCAGTGAGTGTTTTTTCAGTAATGATGTCTGCCGCTACTGCTAGCTCAATAATGACTGCTGTGTCTGCAACAGACCAGTTTTTGATTTTGGCGATATCTTCTACTAATAGTGGTCTAGGATATTGTTTTTGTAATAGTTTGTGTAAAGTTTTTAGCTTAAGTCCCAGTTGTTGGGCGGTTTCTATATCAATCATCATGGTAGTTCTGTCTATAGCTAATTTTTAAATTTCAAATTTTTCATCAGCTTTCTTTTTTTCAATCCAAAGCTTTAAAGCTTCGTTTACGGCATCTGATAAAGAAATACCTGTTAATGCACATATAGCTCTAGTTTTACTTGCGATCTCTTTTTCTATATCGGCTGTAACTTTAGTGTAATTGGGGTCTTGTCTTTTACTTTTTAAAAGTTTTGATTCAATGTTTTCTGTAACTATTTTTAATTGGATATTTAGAGGTGGATTGAAATACTCAATTAAAGCTGTCTCAATCTCTGGTAGTAAGTCTAGTAGGTCTATGAACAGATAGGCAATCTTGATGTTACCAATTGCGTTTAACTCTTCATACTTGTGATGCTTGCTCCATCGGCTACGAACATTCTTAGCGCGTCCAATGTATTGGATGTTGCCCAATGAATCAATAGCAAAGTAGATAGCTGGACGTTTAGGAAATGCTGTCTTTTCATCCAGTGGCAACCAGGGAAGGGTTTTTAAATCAAGGGTAGATGGATTAATCATTATCTTCTACATCTGTTGTATTTGATAAATATCCTTTTTGCGTAAGAATTTCTTTTAACAATTGATTAATAGCAGCATTTTCACTGATTAATTGCTCATCTGCATATCTTTGTAAAGCTTCATTTATTTCCGATATTAATCTTGTTGTTTTAGAAACAGTTTCACGTTTTTTCTTTAATCTACCGTTTAAGCACGGTTTGAAATAATCAATTAAAGCTATTTCAATTTTTGGTAGTAGTTCTGGTGTATCTATAGACAAGTAGGCGATTTTAATATTGCCTATACGATTTAAATGACTGTATTTATGATGATTTAACCATCGACTACGCACATTTTTGGCACGTCCAATGTATTGGACAGTTCCAAGTGAATCAATTGCAAAATAAATGCAAGATTTTTCGGTAAATACTGAGCGCTTGTTCAATGGTAGCCAAGGAAGAGA
The nucleotide sequence above comes from Fischerella sp. PCC 9605. Encoded proteins:
- a CDS encoding helix-turn-helix domain-containing protein, coding for MISVDVGQKIVICNLQKYMEDSDLNITQLSKIIGVTQNTIRSYVQNRFNRIDCEVAIKICNHFDVSFGEMFEIVKGN
- a CDS encoding DUF6887 family protein, producing MTKPDFVSMTRTELRQYILDHREDQEPLEVYIDRFQNPNNKVFPAPESIEDLENFPELHRQNLEKQRKQA
- a CDS encoding FitA-like ribbon-helix-helix domain-containing protein codes for the protein MTNITIFNIDDNIKNLLQQRAAKNGRSLEEEVKEILRLALIENQKPPVNIVNMIEKRFAHLGDFELGEITREPMRTAPTFE
- a CDS encoding type II toxin-antitoxin system VapC family toxin, with the protein product MIILDTNVLSELIKPQGSTVVRNWAARQPVTTLFTTTITQAEILYGIAILPEGKRKYELYQAATLMFAEDFVGRVLTFDESAAVAFANISAQRRVSGTPISQADAQIAAICYSRNAAIATRNVSDFAGCGIFIINPWEEKSP
- a CDS encoding DUF6888 family protein translates to MPTQEQIKTCFILCYQNTKMYLPINLVTIDKRTKDVVILAGEETEIVIYPNGNWRYL
- a CDS encoding GIY-YIG nuclease family protein codes for the protein MINPSTLDLKTLPWLPLDEKTAFPKRPAIYFAIDSLGNIQYIGRAKNVRSRWSKHHKYEELNAIGNIKIAYLFIDLLDLLPEIETALIEYFNPPLNIQLKIVTENIESKLLKSKRQDPNYTKVTADIEKEIASKTRAICALTGISLSDAVNEALKLWIEKKKADEKFEI
- a CDS encoding GIY-YIG nuclease family protein, translated to MINPATIDLKSLPWLPLNKRSVFTEKSCIYFAIDSLGTVQYIGRAKNVRSRWLNHHKYSHLNRIGNIKIAYLSIDTPELLPKIEIALIDYFKPCLNGRLKKKRETVSKTTRLISEINEALQRYADEQLISENAAINQLLKEILTQKGYLSNTTDVEDND